The following is a genomic window from Aquificota bacterium.
AAAGAAGATCAGTTTAACAATGGCGTAGTTATCTATGGCCTTTATGTTTAGCAGGTATGTGAGAAGATAGCCAGCGTATATGGATATAAGAAAAGACCTTAGGAAATCTTCAAAGTTCCAACTTTTCCACCCTGCATAGAAGGATATAAGCAATACACACAAAATACCAAGCTCGGGAGATATGGAACCAAAGATAAAGGTCAAAGGTGCGGCATAAAAAAGCTCCGACCCAATAGCTTTTGAAACCTCATAACCTATAAGAAAAGAAAGGACTAAAAGTGCAGTATAAAATATTTCATAAGGCGATAAACTAAGGACTAAGGTCAAAACGCCTATTAATATGCCTATGCTTTCCCTACTTTTATATGACAGCACCGAACTTCCTCGTCCTTTTTGAATAATCTTCTATGGCTTTGAGAAGCTCTTCCTTAGTAAAATCTGGCCAATAAACATCTGTAAAGTAAAGTTCTGTATATGCCAAGTGCCACAAAAGGAAGTTGGATATTCTTTTTTCCCCGCCAGTCCTTATAAGAAGGTCTGGGTCTGGTGCATTGCCAAGGTCTGAAAAACTTTTAAAACTTTCCTCCTTTATATCCACACCAGCCTCCAAAAGCCTTTTGATAGTTCTTATTATCTCATCCCTTCCACCATAATCAACGGCAAAGAATACATGGAGTCTTTCAGGCTCTGGTCTTAAACTTTCCACCCTTTGCATCTCCTTCAAAAGACTTTTGGGAAGCCTATCCCTTCTACCTATAAAGGAAACGCTTATACCCTTTTCCGTTAGCTTATGGGAGTTTTCCCTTAGATAACCTTCCAAAAGTCTCATAAGGGCCCTTACTTCACTCTCTGGCCTTTTCCAATTTTCTGTAGAGAAGGTAAAAAGGGTTAGCCATTTTATACCAAGTTCCAAACATGCATCCACCAAATCCTCTGCCCTTTTTACCCCTTCGTAATGTCCTGCTATCCTTGGTAGCCCTCTCTCCCTAGCCCATCTTCCATTGCCGTCCATTATAACAGCCAAATGCTTAGGTATTTTCATATTATCTGCCAAGCTTTGTTTTTGCTATGCTTGCCTCCTCTGATAGTGGATAATCTTTTAATATAGCCTCATAAAACTCCTTTGCCTTCTTTTCATCACCTCTTTGCTCATATAGCCTTGCCAACTGCAATAGAGCGGATGGTGCCTTATTACAATCCACCATCTCTTTCTTTTGACACCTTTCTACTAAGGTAAGCCATACGGCCTCTGCTTTGTTTGTTTCACCAAGGTCCCTGTATATGACTCCAAGCCACAGATAGGCATTATCGGTTAAGGGCGTTTTGGGATATTTTTTTATAAACTCTATAAACTTATCTTTTGCTTGATTAAGTTGTTTGAGGTTATATAGCCTAAAGGCCTCATCGTAGTCCTTTTGATATTCCTCTTGAGCTTGAACCGTTGGCTTAACATC
Proteins encoded in this region:
- a CDS encoding phosphatidate cytidylyltransferase gives rise to the protein MLSYKSRESIGILIGVLTLVLSLSPYEIFYTALLVLSFLIGYEVSKAIGSELFYAAPLTFIFGSISPELGILCVLLISFYAGWKSWNFEDFLRSFLISIYAGYLLTYLLNIKAIDNYAIVKLIFFVWAVDVFSYYTGKKFGKTPLSPRLSPKKTWEGLMGGFLAGSILLAVFYGPKGLLWSPLMVAFALLGDLFKSYIKRSVGIKDFSNVLGEHGGFTDRFDSLIFTAPIYLFLLKF
- the uppS gene encoding di-trans,poly-cis-decaprenylcistransferase; the encoded protein is MKIPKHLAVIMDGNGRWARERGLPRIAGHYEGVKRAEDLVDACLELGIKWLTLFTFSTENWKRPESEVRALMRLLEGYLRENSHKLTEKGISVSFIGRRDRLPKSLLKEMQRVESLRPEPERLHVFFAVDYGGRDEIIRTIKRLLEAGVDIKEESFKSFSDLGNAPDPDLLIRTGGEKRISNFLLWHLAYTELYFTDVYWPDFTKEELLKAIEDYSKRTRKFGAVI
- a CDS encoding tetratricopeptide repeat protein, with the protein product MRKGWIFATTIILTVLTSSCGSITKEEFDKRMYNLESRISQLEERQRTLEERNLKTESRVDTLSENIANIRLELERLKIGRVSPPQATPTKLPEPKKEESLTQKEQPKAQIPQDVKPTVQAQEEYQKDYDEAFRLYNLKQLNQAKDKFIEFIKKYPKTPLTDNAYLWLGVIYRDLGETNKAEAVWLTLVERCQKKEMVDCNKAPSALLQLARLYEQRGDEKKAKEFYEAILKDYPLSEEASIAKTKLGR